In the Primulina tabacum isolate GXHZ01 unplaced genomic scaffold, ASM2559414v2 Contig622, whole genome shotgun sequence genome, one interval contains:
- the LOC142534619 gene encoding LOB domain-containing protein 19-like, which translates to MNICGGGGGDQSTGGGAGGGPCGACKFLRRKCLKGCIFAPYFDSDQGTAHFAAVHRVFGASNASKLLLRVPPHRRFDAVITLCYEALARVRDPVYGCVGHIFSLQQQVVNLQAELAYIQARISTLQRSSLLVPLPLPSLSPSNIQSSSELVQTSRFNMSQHEEMSMEIVSFHDQHDFIDEGDDLHSLAREYVARHFPGVRFRPPCSK; encoded by the exons ATTTgtggcggcggcggcggtgATCAAAGCACTGGAGGTGGTGCCGGCGGTGGGCCTTGCGGTGCTTGCAAGTTTCTGAGGAGGAAATGCTTGAAGGGTTGCATTTTTGCACCGTATTTTGACTCAGACCAAGGCACCGCCCACTTTGCGGCGGTTCACAGGGTGTTTGGTGCTAGCAACGCCTCGAAATTGCTGCTCAGAGTCCCGCCACACCGTCGGTTTGATGCGGTGATCACGCTTTGTTATGAGGCGCTGGCTAGGGTTAGGGACCCTGTTTATGGCTGTGTTGGCCATATCTTCTCACTTCAACAGCAG GTGGTAAATTTACAGGCAGAGTTGGCATACATCCAAGCTCGTATATCAACCCTACAACGTTCGTCATTGCTGGTTCCTCTTCCACTTCCTAGTCTTTCGCCATCCAACATTCAATCTTCGTCGGAACTTGTTCAAACATCACGGTTCAATATGTCTCAGCACGAAGAAATGTCGATGGAAATAGTTAGTTTCCACGATCAACACGACTTCATCGACGAGGGTGACGATCTACATTCGCTTGCTCGGGAATATGTTGCGAGACACTTTCCAGGAGTTAGATTTAGGCCTCCATGTTCGAAATGA
- the LOC142534621 gene encoding uncharacterized protein LOC142534621, with amino-acid sequence MANPISTFSFNDPLYLHPSDAPGTSLVADPLIGAENYSVWSRAMKIALHAKNKLGFINGTCSKPAPNSPTLYQWERCNAVVLPWIFSSVSKEIFCGLVYASDASSVWADLKERFDKICGSRIYTIHRDIVRLSQGSVTVSIYFSKLKQLWDELASLIASPSCDCPNSRAYVEHEQQQRLIQFLMGLNDSYSSVRSQILLMQPLPSVSHAYSLVCREEAHRNVLVFQPIADAPTTAFYSSSSKYSETIKCDHCSVLGHTKSNCFRLIGYPPGHKLHRNFPQNKSFKPPSKNARLVAHTSISDAPTPPVSSQSTPPSSAHFTPTQYAKLLSLIENSTINSPPSANLAGMATSLMSFSATNEWILDSGANAHISGTSAGLQNPQPCLSSAGSVNLPNGNLDWEDNGDW; translated from the exons ATGGCGAATCCAATCTCCACCTTCAGCTTCAACGATCCGTTATATTTGCATCCATCTGATGCTCCTGGTACGTCTCTAGTTGCTGATCCATTGATTGGAGCTGAAAATTACAGTGTTTGGAGCAGAGCAATGAAAATTGCACTTCATGCGAAAAATAAGCTTGGATTCATTAATGGCACTTGTAGCAAACCAGCTCCGAATTCTCCTACGTTATATCAGTGGGAACGATGTAATGCAGTGGTGTTGCCTTGGATATTTTCTTCGGTTTCTAAAGAAATTTTCTGTGGACTTGTTTACGCAAGTGACGCATCAAGTGTTTGGGCAGATCTTAAGGaacgattcgataaaatttgtggTTCTCGAATCTATACAATTCATCGGGACATTGTTCGGTTATCCCAGGGATCAGTCACTGTTTCCATTTATTTCTCGAAGCTCAAGCAGCTGTGGGATGAGCTAGCTTCGTTAATTGCTTCTCCATCTTGTGATTGTCCCAATTCCAGAGCATATGTTGAACATGAGCAACAACAGCGCTTAATTCAATTTCTCATGGGGCTGAATGATAGTTATAGTTCAGTTAGAAGTCAAATCCTCTTGATGCAACCACTCCCATCGGTTAGCCATGCATATTCACTTGTCTGTCGAGAAGAAGCACATCGAAATGTACTGGTCTTCCAACCCATTGCAGATGCCCCCACAACAGCATTCTATTCTTCATCCTCCAAGTATTCAGAGACTATCAAGTGTGATCACTGCTCTGTACTAGGACATACAAAAAGCAATTGTTTTCGCTTGATTGGTTATCCTCCGGGGCATAAGCTACACAGAAACTTTCCTCAAAACAAGAGTTTTAAGCCTCCTTCAAAGAATGCACGACTAGTTGCTCACACCTCTATCAGTGATGCGCCAACACCTCCTGTTAGTTCACAGTCTACTCCACCATCTTCCGCACATTTTACCCCAACTCAATATGCAAAACTTCTGAGCCTCATTGAGAATTCAACTATCAACTCTCCACCATCAGCAAACTTAGCAGGTATGGCTACCAGCTTAATGTCTTTCTCGGCCACTAACGAATGGATATTGGACAGTGGTGCAAATGCTCATATTTCAGGTACCTCTGCTGGACTTCAAAATCCTCAACCATGCCTTTCTTCCGCTGGATCAGTTAATCTACCAAATG GAAATCTTGACTGGGAAGATAATGGGGATTGGTAG